In the Pogona vitticeps strain Pit_001003342236 chromosome 2, PviZW2.1, whole genome shotgun sequence genome, atcttaattccggcttgggattcctccagtccaacctttctcacaatgtattctacatataagttaaataagcagggggacaatatgcagccttgtcgtactcctttcccaattttgaatcaatcagttgttccatatctagttctaactgtggcttcctgtcccacatataggtttctcaggagataaataaggtggtcaggcactcccatttctttaaggacttgccatagtttgctgtggtcgacacagccaaaggcgtttgcatagtcaatgaaggagaagtagatgtttttctggaactctctggctttctccataatccagcgcatgttagcaatttggtctcgagttcctctgccccttcaaaatccagcttgtacttctgggagttctcggtccacttactcctgaagcctaccttggaggattttgagcataaccttgctagcgtgtgaaatgagtgcaattgtatagttggagcattctttggcactgcccttctttgggattgggatgtagactgatcttttccagcctctggccactgctgagttttccattgatgatgatttggaaaagagtgtttgtgatgaccagcttgttcccaTTACAAAACTCAATTacactttgccttgcttcattttgaactgcaaggccaaacttacctgttgttccttttctctcttgactccttactttagcattccagtcccccataatgacaagaacatctttctttggtgtcagttctagaaggtgttgtaggtcttcatagaattggtcaatttcagccttttcagcaatggtggttggtgcataaacttggatgactgtgatgttgaaaggtctgctttggatttgtattgaaatcattctatcatttttgagatggtatcccggtacagcttttcccactcttttgttgactatgagggctactccattccttctacgggattcttgcccacaatagtagatatgataatcatctgaattgaattctcccattcccgtccattttagttcactaaaatgtttattcttgtcattttgaccacatccagcttaccaaggttcatagatcttacattccaggttcttttgcagtatttttctttgcagcatcggactttcctttcacttccagtcacgtccacagctgagcatcctttcggctttggcccaaccacttcattagctctggagctacttgcatttgtcctccgctcttcctcaatagcatgttggacgccttcccaCCTGAGGGGCTCAACTTCCAGCATCATCTTCCAGTGtattgtttttctggttcactGCCTGTTGGAGCTTGCTCCATTGCTCCAAAAtaaatttttttgcctttttttaaaaaaaaattccttaattGAGTTTTTAGGGAGAGCAATTTGTGCTGATTTTGGGCAGAATTTTCCAACGATGTTTCAGATCTAGCAgtaaaatgtttttccctttgCATGACATGAATTAACTcctgtttgtatttttcttgtgaAGGAGATAAGGAGAGGAAAAAGGTGTTCTCTATGTTCTtgtttagacacacacacaaggatgtctgccaaCAGAGTCCTCCTCACACACCTCTGGATCCAACTCTGCATACAGATCCTCTGGGGCAaagcccccaggaggactctcttttattaagCTTACAAGTTCAcattaggattggcccaaagaaagggtttaaagttagctctctatcactatgaggaagaggaagaatgggtagtagctcctcctctcagaagcagctatgacGTCAACCAGGAGAGCGTTCTCTGcactgaagaatcagccaacagcttagcaacgtTGGGAAGAAGCGTTCCCCCACAATAGTTTTCTGCCACCTCTACTTCTCCTTCCTATTTGAGTCCCTGCTGACTGTTTCCAGAACTTCAGAGAAGACCTCCTGGTGACATCTGTGGCTCTAGTAGAATaacttgtatctgatttaattcattattcaaggAGGGCTGTTCGGGCAGTGCAGGGCACatacacttgtgtgcatgtggaaAGGCGTGGGGGAGCACATGCCTGGTCAGGcttaggccacagactggcaccggacCACGGACCGGAGTTTCAGGATTCTGTCCTAGATGAAACAGTGATTTTTGTAAACCGAGATACTACTGGAATATGCAGCATTTAtaattatttacagtatattcttccctcccctctttccatacacattggtttaggtatctaactctggatccagaggttgggagttcacttaccttctagctctgcagttctaagatgccaTTGCCTCAGCACCTATTTCCCtgaccatctctgcttcctaGCCCCATTGAGCCCCCATTCACCTCCACGCAGGACCCGCTGAGGACTTGCAGAAACTCCCAACAGAGACACCCAGCTTTTGGTCCCCAGCATGCTGTTCTTCTGAGTTCTGCAGGCATCTTCATACGAGTCCCGCGATATGAGCTCGGGCGCCAGCTCCGATCCACTGCCTCGTCCCACAGGACCAACCCAGCTCCAGTCACAAAACACCCCTTCTCTCATCCTCCTCAGCCACAGACAGCGGCAACACGaccagctcccagtcctaattcctacactgaccctctctgcttcctatcctgttttcagaaattcctgatgttTCTCTACCCGTAACAGCATTTTATAAACTCTACATCCCATCCATTTcatggacctgtcctttctcttctccttctgaataataatctctgcagactttgtcagTTCCCTGCATTGACCACTCACTGATCTTTACCCCTTCTCGAGTCCAATCATTTAGCTGCATCACATTCATCCACTTTTgctcttcctttctaacactgtccttTCCCCTCTTGTTATTCATTTCTGCTAAACAATCCTttaattgaaatatttgtttcctctttaagcaactttgagaaattcctttctaattttctggaaatgtAAGTCTAGTCTTTGGGGAAAGTCTAGTCTTTGGGGAAAGTCTagtctttccctttgagaagggaataaaaaattagtatactttgaatttgatgtacTTATTTGGGTGTGGAAATGAACTTTCTTTCATTACTCCTCCCCCAAAAGGTTCCCCAGTGAagagcccttccaacttcaagcccaaaagaacaacctacagtccggcctcatcccctccctgattctcttccctcacctttttggcTATCTTTCCTTGCTCCTCCGTGAATCAGGCAGAATCCGAACACATCATTCCTTTTTCCTGCAGATTTTGACAGTggttatttctctgtttttttcttcttctaacctaccagatgatgaacaggagaagaagaattgcccagcaacatctgaagcaaCCTGGACAGGAACTCataatcaagcaagaaaacatgGAATTGAAAATCAGAGTGGACAGGCATGGATTTGACATAAAAAGGCTgacgcaggggagaaaccacgtaaatgcatgtcacctcagtagacacCAAAGAACACACACGGGGAAGAAACTGTATCCACGTAGGGAATGTGGAAACAAGAGCCTCCATATACACAaaggaactcacactggggagaaaccacataaatgcatggaatgtggaaaaagttttagtcagagtggtaaccttaggtcacatgaaaggattcacactggggagaaaccacataaatgcatggaatgtggaaagagctttactcagagtagtcatcttaggtcacatgaaaggattcacactggggagaaaccacataaatgcatggaatgtggaaaaagttttagtcagagtggtaaccttaggtcacatgaaaggattcacactggggagaaaccacataaatgcatggaatgtggaaagagcttcagtcaaagcgGTGatctgagttcccatcaaagaactcacactggggagaaaccgcacaaatgcatggaatgtggaaagagctttagtcacagtggtgtccttagattacatcaaaggattcacactggggagaaaccacataaatgtatggaatgtggaaagagctttagtcacagtgatggccttaggaaacatgaaaaaactcacactggggagaaaccacataaatgcatggaatgtggaaaaagttttagtcagagtggtaaccttaggtcacatgaagggactcacactggggagaaaccgtacaaatgcatggaatgtggaaagagctttagttacagtggtggccttaggttacatcaaaggattcacactggggagaaaccacataaatgcatggaatgtggaaagagcctcagtcagagtagtcaccttaggatacatcaaaggattcacactggggagaaaccacataaatgcatggaatgtggaaaaagttttagtcTGAGTGGgagccttaggtcacatgaaaggattcacactggggagaaaccacataaatgcatggaatgtggaaagagtttcagtcagagtagtcaccttaggatacatcaaaggattcacactggggagaaaccacataaatgcatggaatgtggaaaaagttttagtcTGAGTGggaaccttaggtcacatgaaaggactcacactggggagaaaccgtacaaatgcatggaatgtggaaagagctttagttacagtggtggccttaggttacatcaaaggattcacactggggagaaaccacataaatgcatggaatgtggaaaaagttttagtcTGAGTGGgagccttaggtcacatgaaaggactcacactggggagaaaccgtacaaatgcatggaatgtggaaagagctttagtcaaagtggtggccttaggttacatcaaaggattcacactggggagaaactacataaatgcTGACGTAATGcaaaagaaagagtaaaaaaatgaAGCGCATTTTGAAGTGTCACTTGTcatgtgttttatttctattgttaGTTAACAGGTAGATATCGCAAAATAGCCGTAGAAGCTTGTgttgaaaaaatgagaaaaatatatattttgcaatggaagcttttacaaaattagtgtaaaaacagaaaaatatggatgttctaaggctaactgatgaaagaaaagcacgtagtgaagagagaaaagctgtcatttgttttagaaggctttaccctcataaataataatagtaattgagttttaaagagggtaccaatTAATATATATTCTGTATTATTTATGAAAAACTAAGCATTTCTATGCTATTTTACTGAGTGTATAGTCAGGTATTGTTGGAATGAAtcaaaattgtgatttttttttcaagctctggtcacTTCGGGCCCTGGAGTCCAGTGGGTCAGAGGTGACcaatgtgatgagatgggtttctgagttaaaatcttttaagaaatatgggttttgtaattaagaaatgagccagagaggttccatcttgtttctttgtataaagtatctttgctatgctgacaggttgttttcttggcgatcagagagaatgttattctgatagcctgagaaaaggactcggtgtgattagatgggaattgttgtgactttttgataaactacagtaacccaaataacatctggtgtttatgggaaagaagtcatgtggtgcgacaggactgtttgcctagtaacgaactctgattggatgacattgtgggaaggtgcgataagcccttgccagttactcttgaaaaaggaactttttgcctatggacattgtctttcaagaccgacctttcagtcattcaagaccgactcttcattcattcgtgacacatgggactaacctttactatactggattacccttggacttatgggctttttcctaaggactatgcatggactatttcctatggactgttaccgatggaatactctttatgaacttcttttcttgaaatacttcatatggactatactcttggacttttctaaggacaatgggacttttactgaatttttctttttagtacaggatttttgttctacaggatcactgaggactatagccttttaataacctacttggattattttgtttttactcatgaattactggactggaactgtttttattctttttggctttttgtgtttttgtaaggtttttgaacacttttctatttttcatgttttctttgccttcctacatctttgtaactaaccagcacaatgctagtttatttgctttggtttaatttggctttgatacctagtaacatgcttattctttaataaattaaagattataaaactcaattggttttctgaacagtacacttgtcttagggtcatctgagagtgctgcctcggcctagcttacttagagtcctgcctgtggtgcaagataagtctcaggactacaaagcccacatggttttatttcagtaatagagaaagggcacaagggcatcttatgtgggcagacttgtaagagggagtgttgtagcatggctagctgagtttggactcactcagcccactttagcatgtgcaaactcctgattgctctctgtccaggcttacacgtgtgttttcgaacccgtgtttgctgacaatcAAGTccttctttccaggtagatgttcaacatcaaaatcatatttttgcaatctgaaatgccACTGCATTAATATTGGACTTCGATGCCTCTgtttctctaagaatgtcaaagcatttttgttgGCCTGAACGACCACTTTCCTTGTACATAAATATATTCTGAAAATGTGAAGTGACCACAAAATCGAATAAGCATTTCCCTCCTTACAATtaaactttttctctttctccttcagtgTCCTGGCCACATAAGCTAAGGGGTGTAAAAAATTAGTGTCATCTGGTTGAAGCAAAATCGCGCTCAAACCACGTTCTGAAAATGCAGTTTGAATTACCATGAGTTTTGCAATGTGAATTACAATGTTGTCTACATAGGCAAGGGCGTAATATAGGTCACCAAGCaactcatcaaccaatttctgaaaagtaacataggtatttttcattccaggtgctaattttctgagttggtaaattcccttagggcaagtaaatgacgtgtaagggcgatgttcctctttaattaaaatctgataaagccctccttttatttcaaccacagaaatgcattcagcgtttgcaacaatttctactaacgtgtcaacattgattgtaggaatAGTCTCTGTCTCAGTGTTTGCCTTGACACattgaaatagtattgaatacagctgttctacatggttcaatcactccttgtgaaataagactttcaacagttccagacactaaattgcccttagtcccttctaggtccataggaacagaaacagcagtcaaaccatctTTAACTATAATGGAATGTTTCCCCACATTAGACTCTCCAGGTGAATTAGA is a window encoding:
- the LOC144587235 gene encoding uncharacterized protein LOC144587235 isoform X2 is translated as MMNRRRRIAQQHLKQPGQELIIKQENMELKIRVDRHGFDIKRLTQGRNHVNACHLSRHQRTHTGKKLYPRRECGNKSLHIHKGTHTGEKPHKCMECGKSFSQSGNLRSHERIHTGEKPHKCMECGKSFTQSSHLRSHERIHTGEKPHKCMECGKSFSQSGNLRSHERIHTGEKPHKCMECGKSFSQSGDLSSHQRTHTGEKPHKCMECGKSFSHSGVLRLHQRIHTGEKPHKCMECGKSFSHSDGLRKHEKTHTGEKPHKCMECGKSFSQSGNLRSHEGTHTGEKPYKCMECGKSFSYSGGLRIHQRIHTGEKPHKCMECGKSFSLSGNLRSHERTHTGEKPYKCMECGKSFSYSGGLRLHQRIHTGEKPHKCMECGKSFSLSGSLRSHERTHTGEKPYKCMECGKSFSQSGGLRLHQRIHTGEKLHKC
- the LOC144587235 gene encoding uncharacterized protein LOC144587235 isoform X1, giving the protein MMNRRRRIAQQHLKQPGQELIIKQENMELKIRVDRHGFDIKRLTQGRNHVNACHLSRHQRTHTGKKLYPRRECGNKSLHIHKGTHTGEKPHKCMECGKSFSQSGNLRSHERIHTGEKPHKCMECGKSFTQSSHLRSHERIHTGEKPHKCMECGKSFSQSGNLRSHERIHTGEKPHKCMECGKSFSQSGDLSSHQRTHTGEKPHKCMECGKSFSHSGVLRLHQRIHTGEKPHKCMECGKSFSHSDGLRKHEKTHTGEKPHKCMECGKSFSQSGNLRSHEGTHTGEKPYKCMECGKSFSYSGGLRLHQRIHTGEKPHKCMECGKSLSQSSHLRIHQRIHTGEKPHKCMECGKSFSLSGSLRSHERIHTGEKPHKCMECGKSFSQSSHLRIHQRIHTGEKPHKCMECGKSFSLSGNLRSHERTHTGEKPYKCMECGKSFSYSGGLRLHQRIHTGEKPHKCMECGKSFSLSGSLRSHERTHTGEKPYKCMECGKSFSQSGGLRLHQRIHTGEKLHKC